The Patescibacteria group bacterium genome includes a window with the following:
- a CDS encoding DUF2207 domain-containing protein has translation MKKFFCLIFLISLATLFPFSAKAYERITDFSSDIAVNKDGTLTVTETIKAIAEHKKINHGIYRDLIVKYQGPDRDHYYQAGIKILSVKRDGFTEPYHTEMSGSNLRIYIGDSEKLVPLGEPTYELTYQVSGLIRYLEEMDELYWNVTGNNWEFPIERARAQVTLPWSQKEYDTVFSYSGLYTGVAGSRDQNGYFDEIGGKFVYRANSVLYPGEGLTIVLGWPQGRVAKLLPVLREVNPVVKFLNSLTHQDRINIISGLSLLVLIYFLVIWLWRGRGPQPGTIIPQYDPPAGLSPGDVAHIASLGSGFNKTLGALIISLAIKGKLKIAKNDGFFSVAKWKLDRLNKGTEDLSEDEKLLVTNLFKKSGNLKLPNSDSGLSMFIRWTFRPYFTKKWHKAAYVNNSIWLFLGTTLSVMLLMAFWFLGLGESAVVFLPFIFLVIFFIVFLSSLMKTLFKRDFNLVAVIYLIAIVIVFIVAGIILRPFFLGIAELPGSFWADSFLAYWYLLLLLAVLVVNFLAFRLLRRPTTEGRKLLDEIEGFKLFLVTTEKDRLEFFHPIKQIPEVFEKYFPYAIALGVADKWAARFDNLFKETDGQSAYVPIWYGGSLSSIGGISGISSIGSSLGSSLGSSGAGGGGGAGGGGGGGGGGGW, from the coding sequence ATGAAAAAATTTTTCTGCTTGATTTTTTTAATCAGCTTGGCGACACTCTTCCCTTTTTCTGCCAAAGCTTATGAACGTATTACTGATTTTTCTTCCGACATCGCCGTTAATAAAGACGGGACATTGACAGTTACCGAAACTATTAAGGCGATAGCCGAACACAAGAAAATCAATCATGGCATTTATCGCGATTTAATCGTTAAATACCAAGGACCGGATAGGGATCATTATTATCAAGCGGGGATAAAGATTCTGTCGGTTAAGCGTGACGGATTTACCGAGCCGTATCATACGGAAATGTCCGGTTCCAATTTAAGGATTTACATCGGCGACAGCGAGAAATTAGTACCGTTAGGCGAGCCGACTTATGAGTTAACTTACCAAGTTTCCGGCTTAATACGTTATCTTGAAGAAATGGACGAATTATATTGGAATGTGACCGGCAATAATTGGGAGTTTCCGATTGAGCGGGCTCGCGCCCAAGTGACTTTGCCTTGGTCTCAGAAGGAATATGATACGGTTTTTTCTTACAGCGGTCTTTATACCGGTGTCGCCGGTTCTCGCGACCAAAATGGTTATTTTGATGAAATTGGCGGGAAGTTTGTTTATCGAGCCAACTCGGTGCTTTATCCCGGCGAGGGCTTGACGATTGTTTTAGGCTGGCCGCAGGGGCGTGTTGCCAAGTTATTGCCTGTTTTGCGGGAAGTTAATCCCGTGGTCAAATTTTTGAATTCCTTGACTCATCAGGACCGTATTAATATTATAAGCGGGTTATCGTTGTTGGTGCTTATTTATTTTTTAGTAATTTGGTTATGGCGCGGCCGAGGCCCACAGCCGGGCACGATTATCCCGCAGTATGATCCGCCGGCCGGGTTGTCGCCCGGCGATGTTGCTCATATTGCCAGTCTGGGCTCGGGTTTTAATAAAACCCTGGGAGCGTTAATAATCAGTTTGGCGATTAAGGGTAAACTAAAGATCGCCAAAAACGATGGTTTTTTCAGTGTAGCGAAATGGAAATTAGATCGTCTTAATAAGGGAACTGAAGACTTAAGCGAGGATGAAAAGCTGTTAGTGACTAACTTATTCAAAAAGAGCGGTAATTTGAAATTGCCTAATTCCGACAGCGGTTTATCAATGTTCATTCGCTGGACCTTCCGTCCATATTTTACTAAGAAATGGCATAAAGCCGCCTATGTGAATAACTCAATTTGGCTGTTTCTGGGGACAACTTTATCAGTTATGCTTTTAATGGCTTTTTGGTTTTTGGGCCTAGGGGAGTCGGCGGTAGTTTTTTTACCATTTATCTTCCTAGTCATATTTTTTATTGTTTTTCTTTCCTCCCTAATGAAAACATTATTCAAGCGCGATTTTAATTTAGTTGCTGTTATTTATTTGATCGCCATAGTTATAGTTTTTATAGTTGCCGGGATTATTTTGCGTCCGTTTTTTCTTGGGATTGCAGAATTGCCGGGCTCTTTCTGGGCTGATTCATTTTTGGCATATTGGTATCTGTTGCTTCTGTTGGCGGTGTTGGTTGTTAATTTTTTAGCTTTCAGGCTTCTTCGCCGGCCGACTACTGAAGGTCGAAAGTTACTGGATGAAATTGAAGGTTTTAAACTGTTTTTGGTTACGACCGAGAAAGATCGTTTGGAATTTTTCCATCCCATCAAGCAGATTCCGGAAGTATTTGAAAAGTATTTTCCTTATGCTATCGCTTTGGGCGTCGCTGATAAATGGGCGGCCAGATTTGATAATTTATTTAAAGAAACAGACGGTCAGTCCGCCTATGTCCCGATTTGGTATGGCGGATCATTGTCCAGTATCGGAGGGATAAGCGGAATCTCTTCAATCGGCTCATCCTTGGGCTCGTCTTTAGGATCATCCGGTGCCGGTGGCGGCGGAGGAGCAGGGGGCGGCGGAGGCGGCGGCGGAGGAGGAGGGTGGTAA
- a CDS encoding MBL fold metallo-hydrolase, translating to MDISFHGAAGEVTGSCILVKTKKTKFLVDCGMFQGGQFARQENFESWPFNPAEINFVILTHAHIDHCGRLPKLYADGFKGKIYCTSATKELTEIILSDATKVIKEEVRRHGGEVLYRDKDVYGVIPLFWSLDYSQKQKLSTDVTVCFRDAGHILGSAIVEVWVKEGIKPKKIVFSGDLGNPPAPIVRDTEFIAGADYVVVESTYGGRIHEPAEMRSQILRQSILDSIGRGGVLMIPTFALERTQEVLYELNYLHETRQIPKVPVYLDSPLAIDALDIYKRYTKLFDDEAKERIDSGDALFSFEGLELARTVDQSKRINRVAAPKVILAGSGMANGGRILFHLKLYLPNSKSHLLIISYQAEGSLGRLLKDGAKQVVIDGEKVGVKAKITAIGSYSSHADQPKLLHWLKSIDSPKPKIVFVNHGEEKSSLMLVDGIRQKLGVETIIPKKNQQFVI from the coding sequence ATGGATATTTCCTTTCATGGCGCCGCCGGCGAAGTTACCGGCTCCTGTATTTTAGTTAAAACTAAAAAGACTAAGTTTTTGGTTGATTGCGGTATGTTCCAAGGCGGTCAGTTTGCCCGGCAAGAGAACTTTGAGTCTTGGCCGTTTAATCCGGCGGAAATTAATTTTGTTATTCTGACCCATGCCCATATTGATCATTGCGGCCGTTTGCCCAAACTTTATGCCGACGGCTTTAAGGGCAAGATTTATTGCACTAGCGCCACCAAAGAGCTGACGGAAATTATTTTATCGGATGCCACTAAGGTTATCAAAGAAGAAGTCCGGCGCCATGGCGGGGAAGTGTTGTATCGTGACAAAGACGTTTACGGGGTTATCCCTCTGTTTTGGTCGTTGGATTATAGTCAAAAGCAAAAACTAAGCACTGATGTTACGGTCTGTTTCCGCGATGCCGGGCATATTTTGGGTTCGGCTATAGTTGAGGTTTGGGTTAAGGAAGGGATTAAGCCTAAGAAAATAGTTTTTTCCGGCGATTTGGGCAATCCGCCGGCGCCGATCGTGCGTGATACTGAGTTCATTGCTGGCGCTGATTATGTTGTTGTCGAGTCTACTTATGGCGGCAGGATACATGAGCCGGCGGAAATGCGTTCGCAGATCCTACGCCAATCAATTTTGGATTCCATCGGCCGCGGCGGCGTATTAATGATCCCAACTTTCGCTTTGGAGAGGACACAGGAAGTCCTTTATGAGTTGAATTACCTGCATGAAACTCGGCAGATTCCCAAGGTGCCGGTTTATTTGGACAGTCCTTTGGCAATTGACGCTTTGGATATCTATAAACGTTATACAAAACTATTTGATGATGAGGCCAAGGAACGCATTGATTCCGGCGATGCTTTGTTTAGTTTTGAAGGCTTGGAGTTGGCGCGAACCGTGGATCAATCCAAACGTATTAACCGTGTAGCGGCACCTAAAGTTATTTTAGCCGGCAGTGGCATGGCTAACGGCGGCCGCATTTTGTTCCATTTAAAATTATATCTGCCTAACAGTAAAAGCCATTTATTGATTATTAGTTATCAGGCGGAAGGGTCCTTGGGTCGATTATTGAAAGATGGCGCCAAGCAGGTTGTCATTGATGGTGAGAAAGTGGGAGTCAAAGCCAAGATTACCGCTATTGGGAGTTATTCTTCTCATGCCGACCAGCCTAAATTATTACATTGGCTCAAAAGTATTGATTCGCCTAAGCCCAAAATCGTATTTGTAAATCACGGCGAAGAAAAATCATCTTTGATGTTGGTTGATGGCATCAGGCAAAAACTGGGAGTGGAAACGATTATTCCGAAGAAGAACCAGCAATTCGTAATTTAG
- a CDS encoding VanZ family protein codes for MFHRQKKNNFRAALLWLLVISWLTFIFCLSAQPSFPVNFTVNEYQIISSWAHIALYVILAFLVVEAAVASGINRRQALVVALAVCAIYGASDEWHQFFVPGREASLNDWLLDTIAALLVVFFYAFIYRFKLVDC; via the coding sequence ATGTTCCATCGACAGAAAAAAAATAATTTTCGGGCCGCTTTACTTTGGCTATTGGTCATATCTTGGCTGACTTTTATTTTTTGCTTGTCCGCCCAACCCAGTTTTCCGGTTAACTTTACGGTCAATGAATATCAAATAATTTCCTCTTGGGCTCACATTGCTTTGTATGTTATTCTGGCTTTTTTAGTAGTTGAGGCCGCAGTGGCATCGGGTATCAACCGGCGCCAGGCTTTGGTTGTCGCTTTAGCAGTTTGCGCCATTTACGGCGCTTCCGATGAATGGCATCAATTTTTTGTGCCGGGTCGGGAGGCGAGTTTAAATGATTGGTTATTGGATACGATAGCCGCCTTGTTGGTTGTTTTTTTCTACGCTTTTATTTATCGCTTTAAACTGGTTGACTGTTAA
- a CDS encoding polysaccharide deacetylase family protein, whose protein sequence is MKRITGIKKVISGRQLFLLSAFFLFLILAAFKMNGLMAKTQAVDSSSVDGQIIETYLRAKYDDAGAVLVSGDSGAKYQPIILEQPKAPCPDSDFSAYTSATVDKAPIPVLMYHHVALAPEGSALPGLYHDPEVFEDQLRTLKLDCYSGIFVAEIGQYLQGDYRLPAKPVALTFDDGYDDMYINAFPLLKKYGMRGTMYIIVEALGLPGYLTNDQVKEMSESGYVEIASHTLNHANLKTVSDSKAWQEIFDSKGSLEKIIGQPVTDLAYPFGYFRRREEAYCRRAGYLTCVSTYQGVIQSLDRRYSIFRLRPGYLTGDDLLDFIDKYIFSGRALGGN, encoded by the coding sequence ATGAAAAGAATAACCGGAATAAAAAAAGTAATCTCCGGCCGGCAGCTTTTTTTGTTGTCGGCATTTTTTTTGTTTTTGATCCTGGCCGCTTTTAAGATGAACGGCTTGATGGCCAAAACGCAAGCCGTTGATTCAAGCAGCGTTGATGGTCAAATCATTGAAACTTATTTGAGGGCAAAATACGATGATGCCGGAGCGGTTTTGGTTTCCGGCGATTCCGGAGCCAAATATCAGCCGATTATTCTGGAACAGCCCAAAGCGCCTTGTCCCGATTCTGATTTTTCCGCTTATACTTCCGCCACTGTTGACAAGGCGCCGATTCCCGTTTTAATGTATCATCATGTCGCCTTGGCTCCCGAAGGCAGTGCCTTACCGGGATTGTATCATGATCCGGAAGTATTTGAAGACCAATTGCGGACATTAAAGCTTGATTGTTATAGCGGAATTTTCGTTGCCGAGATCGGGCAGTATTTGCAAGGCGATTACCGTTTGCCGGCTAAGCCGGTCGCTTTGACTTTTGATGACGGTTATGACGATATGTATATCAACGCTTTCCCTTTGCTCAAAAAATACGGCATGAGAGGTACGATGTATATTATTGTAGAGGCTTTGGGACTGCCCGGCTACCTGACTAATGATCAAGTTAAAGAAATGTCTGAGAGCGGTTATGTGGAGATAGCTTCACACACCTTGAACCACGCTAATCTTAAAACCGTATCTGATAGTAAAGCCTGGCAAGAGATTTTTGACAGTAAAGGATCGTTGGAAAAAATTATCGGCCAACCCGTTACTGACCTGGCTTATCCCTTCGGTTATTTTCGTCGGCGTGAGGAGGCTTATTGTCGTCGGGCCGGCTATTTGACTTGCGTCTCCACTTATCAAGGGGTAATCCAATCGTTGGATCGCCGTTATTCTATTTTCCGTTTGCGTCCCGGCTACCTTACTGGCGATGACTTGTTGGATTTTATTGATAAATATATTTTTTCCGGACGGGCTCTAGGCGGAAACTGA
- a CDS encoding glycosyltransferase family 4 protein codes for MNKSVAIVVCAWPPLGGGIGNNAYYQLKELARNSITTRAFTPAYFGLDQDLSLPVSYLPAISPIGKAGFMRGLKRELEQFDIIHLYWPFFGADLQLIRFKLRHPEKKLVLHYQMDPIGRGVKAWVFRLYVKLFLGLIVKLADRILVLSLDHAQHSYLSPYLKLYPEKFLEWPNGVDTDLFKPLNNKNELRALNKFSVQDEIVLFVGGLDKQHFFKGVPVLLEAFEKVVRAVPQAKLLIIGDGNERLKFEGQALDLGLKDQVRFLGWMKNESLPVWYNLSDVFVLPSTKSTESFGIVAAEAQACGLPAIVASWPGVRQTVKLNETGLWVEPNDANDLALKLIKLLTDESLRQRFGQAGRERVGRLYSWTSLILRLLDIYNSLYVPSTEKK; via the coding sequence ATGAATAAGTCGGTGGCAATAGTCGTCTGCGCCTGGCCGCCCTTAGGTGGCGGTATTGGCAATAACGCCTATTATCAACTTAAGGAGCTGGCTAGAAACTCCATTACGACCCGCGCTTTTACGCCGGCTTATTTTGGTCTTGATCAAGACTTATCTTTACCTGTTTCTTATTTGCCGGCGATTTCACCGATTGGTAAGGCCGGCTTTATGCGAGGGTTAAAACGGGAACTGGAACAGTTTGATATTATTCATTTATACTGGCCATTTTTCGGCGCTGATTTGCAGTTGATTAGGTTTAAGCTCCGACATCCGGAAAAAAAACTTGTTCTACACTATCAGATGGATCCGATCGGCCGGGGAGTCAAAGCTTGGGTTTTTAGGCTTTACGTTAAATTATTCTTGGGTCTTATTGTTAAGCTGGCTGACAGGATCTTGGTGTTGTCTCTTGATCATGCCCAGCATTCCTATTTGTCTCCCTATCTTAAGTTGTATCCGGAAAAATTTTTGGAGTGGCCCAACGGCGTGGATACGGATTTATTCAAACCATTGAACAACAAGAATGAATTGCGCGCTTTGAACAAGTTTAGTGTTCAGGATGAAATCGTATTGTTTGTCGGCGGTTTGGATAAACAGCATTTCTTTAAGGGCGTACCGGTGTTGCTTGAGGCGTTTGAGAAAGTAGTTAGGGCCGTACCGCAGGCCAAGTTGTTAATTATCGGCGACGGCAATGAGCGTCTGAAATTTGAGGGTCAAGCCTTAGATCTGGGACTGAAGGATCAAGTTCGTTTTTTGGGGTGGATGAAGAATGAGAGCTTGCCGGTTTGGTATAATTTGTCCGATGTTTTTGTTCTGCCCTCTACCAAGTCTACGGAAAGTTTTGGGATAGTGGCGGCCGAAGCGCAAGCTTGCGGTTTGCCCGCTATCGTCGCCTCATGGCCGGGTGTCAGGCAGACTGTTAAATTGAATGAAACCGGTTTATGGGTGGAGCCGAACGACGCTAATGACTTGGCTTTGAAGCTGATCAAGCTTTTGACTGATGAGTCTCTACGCCAGCGTTTTGGCCAAGCCGGCCGGGAACGAGTTGGACGCTTGTATAGCTGGACTAGTTTGATTCTGCGTTTATTAGATATCTATAATTCGCTTTATGTTCCATCGACAGAAAAAAAATAA
- a CDS encoding diacylglycerol kinase family protein → MKALIIFNPTAGVLTKSDVKGLVAARLQSLGYQSDVLILDFNFETNIETYNTDGLRLIVAVGGDGTVKVAAREIIQRKLDVPLAIIPFGSANVLASTLGLPLDMAGSLALLQEIKTKRIDVGVINRQIYFIVGFSLGYVSSIIIHTEKGLKNRFGYLGYLLNILWSKIRIFRIKFRIETQNKVFWVRGNSLIIFNAFKFFGLEPKKPVSITDGILNLYVVTNKTFLTLLQAALGVLFYVKPPRHIFTLDNRYFKIRIKRRHLKTAQVDGDRIKVPKVMEVECLPQALEVVVK, encoded by the coding sequence ATGAAAGCTTTAATTATTTTCAATCCTACTGCCGGAGTTCTGACTAAATCAGATGTTAAGGGTCTAGTAGCGGCGCGACTCCAATCCTTGGGTTATCAGTCGGATGTTTTGATTTTAGACTTTAATTTTGAAACTAATATTGAGACTTATAACACTGACGGTTTGCGTTTGATTGTGGCGGTCGGCGGAGACGGAACAGTCAAAGTGGCGGCGCGGGAAATTATTCAACGCAAGCTGGACGTACCGCTGGCGATTATTCCTTTTGGTTCGGCCAATGTTTTGGCTTCGACTTTGGGTCTGCCTTTGGATATGGCCGGATCCTTGGCTTTGCTTCAAGAAATAAAAACTAAAAGAATCGATGTCGGCGTCATTAATCGCCAGATTTATTTTATTGTCGGCTTTTCTTTAGGTTATGTGTCTTCCATCATTATTCATACTGAAAAAGGACTCAAAAACCGTTTCGGCTACCTGGGGTATTTGTTGAATATTTTATGGAGTAAGATTAGGATTTTCCGCATTAAGTTCCGGATTGAAACGCAGAATAAAGTCTTTTGGGTTAGGGGCAATAGTTTGATTATTTTTAACGCTTTTAAGTTTTTCGGTCTAGAACCAAAAAAACCAGTCAGTATAACTGATGGTATTTTGAATCTTTACGTTGTTACCAACAAGACTTTTTTGACCTTGTTGCAAGCGGCCTTGGGGGTGCTGTTTTATGTTAAACCGCCGCGCCATATTTTTACTTTGGATAATCGTTATTTTAAGATTAGGATTAAACGTCGCCATTTGAAAACCGCCCAAGTGGACGGCGATCGTATTAAGGTGCCGAAGGTAATGGAAGTGGAATGCCTGCCTCAAGCACTTGAAGTGGTGGTAAAATAA
- a CDS encoding RNA-binding protein codes for MTSKLYVGGIAYSATNDDLKDFFSPAGTVVSASVITDRETGRSKGFGFVEMSSDEEAQTAIETLNGKDMMGREIKVSEARPQEKRTGDRGGFSGGQGRY; via the coding sequence ATGACCAGCAAACTTTATGTCGGCGGAATCGCTTATAGCGCTACCAATGATGATTTGAAAGACTTCTTTTCCCCCGCCGGTACCGTTGTGTCAGCCTCTGTTATTACCGATCGGGAAACCGGACGGTCTAAGGGATTCGGCTTTGTGGAAATGTCCTCTGATGAGGAAGCCCAAACTGCCATTGAAACCTTAAACGGAAAAGACATGATGGGCAGAGAGATCAAAGTCAGCGAAGCTCGTCCTCAGGAAAAACGCACGGGAGACCGTGGCGGTTTCTCCGGCGGACAAGGACGCTACTAA
- a CDS encoding glycosyltransferase, which translates to MKIAVIHSIYQPYTRGGAEVMVSNVVSGLKSRGHEVLVITVGYENKMEVINGIKVYRIKPFNLFNFLDINNQPAWKRLFWHLLDMFNDVQTWRIYKVLLAEKPELVLTHNLKGLGYQVPPLLKLLKIRHIHTVHDMQLIHPSGLITDDPKFKLNLFVRLYTRFCRELFNNPDVVVFPSDYIRLVYRRYKLFTKAKMAILGNPLLIKPRKVKTTAKSRIFTLVFIGQLELYKGIIDLIKAANRLTGDWQLLVAGDGKAEKEARRVAIDSPRIKFLGRLSQDELEQKIWSEADVLVNPSRTAESFGMVVIESYAHGVPVIASKIGALPELVKDGLTGWLVKPGNPDDLKRQLEFIIDNRDHLTPLTDKCLAEAEKYTIDSYLNRLLEL; encoded by the coding sequence ATGAAGATTGCTGTTATCCATTCCATTTATCAGCCTTACACTCGCGGTGGAGCAGAGGTAATGGTGTCCAATGTTGTCAGCGGGCTTAAGAGTCGCGGGCATGAAGTTCTTGTTATTACGGTCGGCTATGAAAATAAAATGGAAGTAATTAACGGTATTAAGGTTTATCGCATTAAGCCGTTTAATCTATTTAATTTTTTGGATATTAATAACCAGCCGGCTTGGAAACGTTTGTTCTGGCATTTGCTGGATATGTTCAATGACGTGCAGACCTGGCGGATTTATAAAGTTCTCCTGGCTGAAAAACCGGAGTTAGTCCTAACGCACAATCTCAAGGGCCTAGGTTATCAGGTTCCTCCCTTATTGAAACTATTGAAGATCAGGCATATCCATACTGTCCATGATATGCAGTTGATTCATCCTTCTGGACTGATCACTGACGATCCTAAATTCAAGCTTAATCTTTTTGTCCGATTATATACCAGATTCTGCCGCGAATTATTCAATAATCCTGATGTAGTAGTTTTCCCCTCGGACTATATCCGATTGGTTTATCGCCGTTACAAATTATTCACCAAAGCCAAGATGGCAATACTGGGCAATCCTTTATTGATTAAACCACGAAAAGTCAAAACCACCGCCAAAAGCAGAATCTTTACCTTGGTGTTTATCGGCCAATTGGAATTGTATAAGGGGATCATTGATTTGATTAAGGCCGCTAATCGTTTAACCGGCGATTGGCAGCTGCTTGTTGCCGGTGACGGCAAAGCCGAAAAGGAGGCGCGTCGCGTAGCCATTGACAGTCCGCGGATTAAATTTCTTGGCCGGTTGAGTCAGGATGAGCTTGAACAAAAAATTTGGTCGGAGGCGGATGTGTTAGTCAATCCTAGCCGAACGGCAGAAAGTTTCGGCATGGTGGTCATTGAATCTTATGCGCACGGCGTTCCTGTAATCGCTTCTAAGATCGGGGCTTTGCCGGAGTTAGTCAAGGACGGTTTGACTGGTTGGCTGGTCAAGCCGGGTAATCCCGATGATTTGAAACGGCAATTGGAGTTTATTATTGATAACCGCGATCATTTGACGCCGCTAACTGACAAATGCCTGGCTGAAGCAGAAAAGTATACCATTGACAGTTATTTGAATCGTCTTTTAGAACTATGA
- the dut gene encoding dUTP diphosphatase: MSLTIKVKKLSPEARLPKYVHPGDAGMDVYAISKSETDKYVEYGTGLSFELPAGHMLLLYPRSSVTNTDLTLANSVGVLDSGYRGELKLRFRRSGKSDYNVGDRIGQIIILPFPQVEFAEVAELSVSERGSGAFGSTGINNVL, translated from the coding sequence ATGTCACTTACAATTAAAGTAAAGAAGTTATCACCCGAGGCCAGATTGCCAAAATATGTCCATCCGGGCGATGCCGGCATGGATGTTTACGCTATTAGCAAGAGCGAAACCGATAAATACGTGGAGTATGGCACGGGTTTGTCATTTGAGTTGCCAGCTGGTCATATGTTGCTCTTATATCCTAGAAGTAGTGTGACCAACACTGATTTAACGTTGGCTAACTCTGTCGGTGTCTTGGATTCAGGCTATCGGGGCGAGCTTAAGTTAAGATTCCGCAGGTCTGGCAAGAGCGATTATAATGTCGGCGATCGCATCGGCCAGATCATTATTTTGCCCTTCCCGCAAGTAGAATTTGCTGAAGTGGCGGAGTTGTCGGTAAGCGAGCGGGGGAGCGGTGCTTTCGGTTCTACTGGAATAAATAACGTTTTATAA
- a CDS encoding PHP domain-containing protein, with the protein MKVKASLHLHTKEDVQDGKIIDYTAQDVIDQAAVFDFKVLAVTNHDKFVCSPDMVVYAKAKGILLLPGVEVRIGRKHMLILNCGAAADEVTDFDQLAKWRQEHPESFIIVPHPNHGMGVSLGLRDLHRYHDLFDAVEHSWFYSKWFNPNRKIERACKELHKPFIATSDLHTMNYLAGDYAVLDVLELTPEAVFTAIRNGDFSNVSKPKTLWELIRFSVWMGLH; encoded by the coding sequence ATGAAAGTAAAAGCATCGTTGCATTTGCACACCAAGGAGGATGTCCAAGACGGCAAAATAATTGATTACACCGCCCAAGATGTGATTGATCAGGCCGCTGTTTTTGATTTTAAGGTTTTGGCAGTAACTAACCACGATAAATTTGTTTGCAGTCCTGATATGGTGGTTTACGCTAAAGCCAAAGGCATCTTGCTTTTACCCGGTGTTGAAGTTCGCATTGGGCGTAAGCACATGTTGATTTTAAATTGCGGCGCCGCAGCCGATGAGGTGACCGACTTTGACCAGTTGGCCAAATGGCGGCAGGAACATCCGGAGTCTTTCATTATCGTGCCCCATCCTAATCATGGCATGGGGGTATCTTTGGGACTGAGAGATCTGCATCGTTATCATGATCTTTTTGACGCGGTGGAGCATAGTTGGTTTTATAGTAAGTGGTTTAACCCCAACAGAAAAATTGAACGGGCGTGCAAAGAATTGCATAAGCCGTTTATCGCCACTTCCGATCTGCACACCATGAATTATCTGGCTGGCGATTATGCTGTTTTGGACGTACTAGAGTTGACTCCGGAAGCAGTTTTTACCGCCATTAGAAATGGTGATTTTTCTAACGTCAGCAAACCCAAAACATTATGGGAGCTTATCAGGTTCAGTGTTTGGATGGGCCTCCATTAG